In Sulfurovum xiamenensis, the genomic window GACTAAGAAATTTTACACCTTCATTTTGCAGTTCATTTTTCAACTCTTGATAATTTTCGATGATCCCATTATGTACCACATACGAGTAGGCACCTAAGTGTGGATGTGCATTGAGTTCCGTTGGTTTACCATGTGTAGCCCATCTGGTATGACCTATAGAGATACCAAAACCTTCACTTTCATACTTTTTGGTCTTTTCACGCAAATTGTCCAATTTACCTATAGCTTTATACTCAGAAAGTTTATCTCCTTCAATGACAGCGATACCTGCAGAGTCATATCCTCTATATTCAAGCTCCTGTAGGCCTTCAAGCAAGATCTCTTTTTTCTCTTTGGGTCCTATATATCCAACAATTCCACACATCTTATCTATTTCCTGTAAGTTTATCTATTATCGTATCGACATTATGACAAAACTTTCCATTCTTTTCGATGAGGAACATATCTCTTACACGGCTTTTCAGCGTATGAATTTTTGCAGTGGCAATGTCAATACCCATCTCATCAAAGATATGGATGATATAGGCAAGTAAACCTTTTTGATCTTTACAGTTTAGGTACATTACTGCATAGGTTTTAGAGTGTTCACAATCGATCTGAAGTTCATCTTCTTCTATATCTGGTAACGTAAGGGTGCTCTTTTTTGTCTCATCAAATGAATCATGAAGAATTTCTTTAATACGTGGTATCTCTTCAGCATTCACTTTAGTAGAAAAGTCGATTTTAAAATATTTAAGATCATCAAACAGTTTACATATATCCATATGCACCACACCCAATGTGGAGAGTTTCCCTAAAAGATAAGAGATATTAAATGGTTTTCTACGCGTTACTTCAATCGTTAAGTAGTTTATGTTGCTTATTTTAAATGTATAATCCTCGGTTTGAAACGCTTTTTGTGTAATGGAAACGATTTTTTGTGGACTGTAACGTAAAAAGAGTAGATCTGAAGGAATCTGTAATACTTTTTTCTGCTGTATTGGGGTAAATAGTTTGAATGCTGCATTCCGTTTGAGTGTCTGTTCTTTTTTAAGTCGTTTGGCCGCTTCGTCGAGCATGCTTTTGTTATCCAAAATTTCGATTGATTGCTCATAAAGTGTTCGGATCAATTTTGCATTAAATGAGTTGTAGATGTCTTTACCCACACCATTCATATCAGCATATGTCAGGATATAGATGAGATCCAAAAGTTTCTTGGTTTGAAAATGAGAGGCAAAATGTATAATTGTTTTTTCATTATAAATATCTTCACGTTGGGCTACTTTACTCATCAATGTATGATATAAAATGAGTGTCTCACCTATGGCTATATGTGCCGGATCCAAATGCAGCTTCTCTGCGAAAACTTTAAAGAGCGATGTACCTACAGCGTGATGGTCACGTTCTCGTCCTTTTCCTGCATCATGTAAAAAAGTGACAATTTTGAGCATGACCTTCTCTTCATCATTCAGTGCATCAAAAAGTTTTTTAATAAAAGGATCCTCTATATGTTCCAAGTGGTACATACAACGTATCGAATGCATATCGACTGCAAATTGATGGTATCCGTCAAATTGAGGAAGATCGATCACTTTTTTAATGGGTGGAATCGTATAGCCCAGGAGTCTTGCATAGGATAGTACTTTGAGAATGGAGTGACTTTCCGGCTGGTGGAATATACTCTTGATCGTCTGATAGAGTGCTCCATCAGGACGTTCAGGTTTTTCTGAGCTAATTAACTTTTGTATAAAAGTAGGGTGGGCATAAAAAGGTTTTTTTGCATGTGCAGTGAGCTGTTGAATGAGCCCATTAAAGTTTTGCTTACCTTTTTTGGGATAAAGATAGTTTTTTTCAGGATTGTCAGTGATGTAGTCCTGGGTCAGAATATTGAGCCAGATCGTACTGTAAAGTCTGATGATCTTTAAACTTTCAGTCACTTTTTTAGCACATTTCATTTGACCTTTCTTACCCTCTTTGTAACCAAGAAAATGGGCAATGTCCGGAATAAGTTCAAGACGTAACTTATCTTCTTTTTTCCCTGCAGTTAAGTGTAAAGCGGAACGTACACGGAAGAGGAATTCCAGGGCGATACGGAAGGTACGATACTCTTTCTCATCTACTACACTGTCAGGCAGATTTTTAATATTATCTACATTATAGAGTATCTTTCCTATCCAAAAAACGAGGTTGGCATCACGAAAACCACCTGATCCGTCTTTAAGGTTCGGTTCCATGGTAAGGGGGAACCTACGATGTTGTAGTTCTCGTTCTTCCAGTTTAAGCTGTATGAACTCTTTTATATGGTCATGACGAATTTGGGAGATCGCATTTTGTGTC contains:
- a CDS encoding nucleotidyltransferase — protein: MNTLETQIEELLYTKAADFEIAKVLKKDIKSYFDTLEETFVNSGGKDFLVKHTKKIDSILKIVYKVATRDMFGDYLPMKNSIPLGLVALGSYGREQLCVHSDIDLMLVYKDIPAYNVKGIIEKILYILWDTGLKLGHRVHTIDELYDVSKTDITIKTALIESRMIEGSIFIWTETQNAISQIRHDHIKEFIQLKLEERELQHRRFPLTMEPNLKDGSGGFRDANLVFWIGKILYNVDNIKNLPDSVVDEKEYRTFRIALEFLFRVRSALHLTAGKKEDKLRLELIPDIAHFLGYKEGKKGQMKCAKKVTESLKIIRLYSTIWLNILTQDYITDNPEKNYLYPKKGKQNFNGLIQQLTAHAKKPFYAHPTFIQKLISSEKPERPDGALYQTIKSIFHQPESHSILKVLSYARLLGYTIPPIKKVIDLPQFDGYHQFAVDMHSIRCMYHLEHIEDPFIKKLFDALNDEEKVMLKIVTFLHDAGKGRERDHHAVGTSLFKVFAEKLHLDPAHIAIGETLILYHTLMSKVAQREDIYNEKTIIHFASHFQTKKLLDLIYILTYADMNGVGKDIYNSFNAKLIRTLYEQSIEILDNKSMLDEAAKRLKKEQTLKRNAAFKLFTPIQQKKVLQIPSDLLFLRYSPQKIVSITQKAFQTEDYTFKISNINYLTIEVTRRKPFNISYLLGKLSTLGVVHMDICKLFDDLKYFKIDFSTKVNAEEIPRIKEILHDSFDETKKSTLTLPDIEEDELQIDCEHSKTYAVMYLNCKDQKGLLAYIIHIFDEMGIDIATAKIHTLKSRVRDMFLIEKNGKFCHNVDTIIDKLTGNR